The Sulfitobacter guttiformis genome contains a region encoding:
- a CDS encoding cation:proton antiporter → MDIILVLTVIASLFIVIGAAEPLAAKLRLPYSVILALLGILIGSGAIFFLQTELTDALNPVAEAILGFPIRSNVFLYVFLPTLLFQATLGMNLRRMLDDWVPIMVLAVVAVVVATLSVGYALAWASALPLAACLLIGAIVSTTDPSAVVSIFRSLSAPRRLSRIIEGESLLNDAAAIALFGLFMGFVMLGTPDPELGSALAQFPVLIAGGALTGWLAARVAIWIMSLFGAHELALISVSVALPYLAYIGSEQLVGASGVIAVVAAGLTLNLMGPGRLPPQAWKNLGEVWGLLAHWAGALIFILAALLIPRLLEGVRFSDFALIGVVIVAAFASRAVVLFGLMPLLTFLKISPVVERPYRAAILWGGLRGAVTLALALAVTESLRVPIEVKRLVGILATGFTLFTLLVQGTTLRAVIGGLGLDRLSPIDEAMARQVVAVALQTVREDVARTNEDYALSRDVVRSEAKAFGDRLEIAVKTAEDSYDIQDKDRITLGLIALAGFERDTILVRVHERTISARMAEQTLLDADRLIEGARTSGRSGYQQAARKSVAYGKTFRAAGMLHGRFGLSKPLVRLTADRFELLLSQRLTLRDLDTFIEGRIRRIHGRRVADLLLELLSRRVVLVETALEGLRLQYPGYAEELERRFIRRTTLRLEEREYTAMREDGLIGAEVYTTLMQGLTSRRAEAEERPALDIAVQRAELIKQFPLFADLDAKAVRQLGRALKTRYVNAGTVVLRKDSPLTHVFFIASGAVELEIAGQTSRLGRSDMFGQVAILLTSAPRAEVRAIAPSTLLVLDVARFRSLLTRSVALQDAVRASAKQRGIDPNSLLPKE, encoded by the coding sequence ATGGATATCATTCTCGTTTTAACAGTCATTGCATCGCTTTTCATCGTAATCGGCGCAGCAGAACCGCTGGCGGCAAAGCTGCGTCTGCCTTACAGCGTAATCCTTGCTCTACTGGGCATACTGATCGGGTCAGGCGCAATTTTCTTTTTGCAAACCGAGCTGACGGACGCCCTGAACCCTGTCGCCGAAGCCATCCTTGGCTTTCCGATCAGATCCAATGTCTTCCTCTATGTGTTTTTGCCGACCCTTTTGTTTCAAGCAACTCTCGGTATGAACCTTCGCCGTATGCTGGATGATTGGGTGCCGATAATGGTTCTCGCGGTTGTGGCGGTCGTCGTCGCGACACTCAGCGTCGGATATGCGCTGGCTTGGGCCAGTGCGCTGCCGCTCGCGGCATGCCTGTTGATCGGCGCGATTGTTTCGACAACGGATCCTTCCGCTGTCGTGTCCATCTTTCGCTCCCTTTCTGCCCCCCGCCGCCTTTCGCGGATCATTGAAGGCGAAAGCCTGCTGAACGATGCGGCGGCGATCGCGCTGTTCGGGTTGTTCATGGGCTTTGTCATGCTCGGCACACCGGACCCTGAACTGGGCAGTGCGTTGGCGCAGTTTCCGGTCTTGATTGCAGGCGGTGCTCTGACTGGGTGGCTGGCAGCACGTGTTGCGATCTGGATTATGTCGCTCTTTGGCGCACATGAACTGGCGCTGATCTCGGTTTCTGTCGCATTGCCCTATCTTGCCTACATCGGATCTGAACAGCTGGTCGGTGCATCAGGTGTGATCGCCGTTGTGGCCGCGGGTTTGACCTTGAACCTTATGGGACCGGGGCGATTGCCGCCACAGGCCTGGAAAAATTTGGGAGAGGTCTGGGGGTTGCTTGCCCATTGGGCTGGCGCGCTGATCTTTATTCTCGCCGCACTTTTGATCCCGCGCCTACTCGAAGGTGTCCGGTTCAGCGACTTTGCCTTGATCGGCGTAGTGATAGTTGCCGCCTTCGCTTCACGCGCTGTCGTCCTGTTCGGCCTTATGCCACTGCTCACATTTTTGAAAATCTCACCGGTTGTCGAGCGCCCTTACCGTGCAGCAATTCTTTGGGGCGGACTAAGAGGAGCCGTGACACTCGCGCTCGCCCTTGCTGTCACCGAAAGTCTGAGGGTGCCAATCGAGGTCAAGCGTTTGGTCGGCATTCTCGCCACCGGGTTTACCCTGTTCACCTTGCTGGTGCAGGGTACAACGCTGCGCGCTGTCATCGGCGGGCTTGGGCTTGACCGTCTTTCCCCGATTGACGAGGCAATGGCACGGCAGGTGGTCGCCGTTGCGCTGCAAACCGTCCGCGAAGATGTGGCCCGCACCAACGAAGATTACGCCTTGTCCCGTGATGTCGTGCGCTCCGAGGCGAAAGCGTTTGGTGACAGATTGGAAATCGCCGTAAAAACCGCTGAAGACAGCTATGATATTCAGGACAAGGACCGGATTACATTGGGGTTGATCGCGCTGGCCGGCTTTGAACGCGATACGATCCTCGTTCGCGTGCACGAGCGAACAATCTCTGCACGTATGGCAGAGCAGACTCTGCTGGATGCGGATCGATTAATCGAGGGAGCGCGCACCAGCGGGCGGAGCGGCTATCAACAGGCAGCACGCAAATCCGTCGCGTACGGGAAGACGTTTCGCGCGGCAGGCATGCTTCATGGCCGGTTTGGATTATCCAAACCACTGGTCCGTTTGACAGCGGACCGTTTCGAGCTTTTGCTATCGCAGCGCCTGACATTGCGCGATCTTGATACGTTCATCGAAGGGCGTATTCGACGCATTCACGGGCGGCGTGTGGCTGACCTGTTGCTTGAACTTTTGTCCCGCCGGGTCGTACTGGTCGAGACCGCGCTTGAGGGTCTTCGCTTACAATACCCCGGCTATGCGGAGGAGCTGGAACGCCGCTTCATCCGGCGCACGACATTGCGGCTTGAGGAACGTGAATACACCGCCATGCGCGAAGACGGCCTGATCGGCGCAGAGGTCTACACAACCTTAATGCAGGGTTTGACGTCGCGGCGGGCCGAAGCTGAAGAACGTCCCGCGCTTGACATCGCGGTGCAGCGCGCTGAATTGATAAAACAATTCCCACTGTTTGCTGACTTGGATGCGAAAGCCGTACGGCAGCTTGGGCGCGCCTTGAAAACACGATACGTTAATGCGGGTACGGTTGTTTTGCGGAAAGATAGCCCCCTCACCCACGTGTTTTTCATCGCATCAGGTGCCGTGGAGTTGGAAATTGCCGGACAGACATCGCGTTTGGGGCGGTCGGACATGTTCGGACAGGTTGCAATTTTGTTAACGAGCGCACCGCGCGCCGAGGTCCGTGCGATTGCCCCATCAACACTACTTGTCCTCGACGTTGCGCGTTTCCGGTCTTTGCTCACGCGGAGCGTGGCCTTGCAAGACGCCGTGCGAGCAAGTGCGAAACAGCGCGGTATCGACCCAAATTCGCTTTTGCCAAAGGAATAA
- a CDS encoding C4-dicarboxylate TRAP transporter substrate-binding protein — protein MIKQFTAVVFGTLLGAQSVAADQIEINMSLIFQETELLTQELMKVTDKIRERTDGDVDIRVFPGGQLPTYKDNLEQVVNGADWIAVEDLTYVGDYVPDFGALAGPMLYDTYDEYLAMMDTDLVADLTAQAEEKGIKILNADYMFGFRHMITNKPIATPADLEGMKIRVPGSQIFISTLGAMGASPQSLPFTETYSGVQQGVVDGLEGSILTMYSTKMYEVAKVMSMTKHFLGTVGIYISPKVWDKLTPEQQVIVNEEFAAGAVSNTENLVKLDEEYRGKLEELGVTFVEADTAAFSELTASVYTEFPAWTSDIRTVIGAELDKIRGN, from the coding sequence ATGATTAAACAATTTACGGCAGTCGTATTTGGGACGCTGCTCGGCGCTCAATCAGTTGCAGCCGACCAAATCGAAATCAACATGAGCTTGATTTTTCAGGAAACCGAGCTTCTGACGCAAGAGTTGATGAAGGTCACAGACAAGATCAGAGAGCGTACAGACGGCGACGTAGACATCAGGGTGTTTCCCGGCGGGCAACTACCAACATATAAGGATAATCTTGAGCAAGTCGTCAACGGTGCCGACTGGATTGCCGTGGAAGACCTGACGTATGTCGGCGACTATGTCCCCGATTTCGGCGCGCTGGCCGGGCCAATGCTTTATGATACCTACGACGAATATCTCGCTATGATGGACACCGACCTTGTCGCAGACCTCACAGCGCAGGCTGAAGAAAAGGGTATCAAGATACTCAATGCAGACTACATGTTCGGTTTTCGTCATATGATTACCAACAAGCCAATTGCGACCCCTGCCGACCTCGAGGGTATGAAAATCCGCGTACCCGGCAGCCAGATTTTCATCAGCACACTCGGTGCGATGGGCGCGTCCCCGCAGTCGTTGCCGTTCACAGAGACCTACTCCGGTGTTCAGCAGGGCGTCGTTGACGGGCTCGAAGGCTCGATCCTTACGATGTACTCGACCAAGATGTACGAAGTGGCAAAAGTCATGTCGATGACAAAGCACTTCCTCGGAACGGTTGGTATCTACATCTCCCCAAAGGTCTGGGACAAACTCACACCTGAGCAGCAAGTCATTGTTAATGAGGAATTCGCCGCGGGCGCTGTTTCCAATACAGAAAACCTTGTCAAACTTGATGAAGAATACCGCGGTAAGCTTGAGGAGCTCGGTGTGACCTTTGTCGAAGCTGACACGGCTGCGTTCAGCGAACTGACAGCGAGTGTTTATACAGAGTTCCCTGCTTGGACGAGTGACATCCGCACTGTAATCGGTGCCGAACTCGACAAGATTCGGGGCAACTAA
- a CDS encoding TRAP transporter small permease, with the protein MINVIKNLEEILASIAISITVILVIINVVLRYGFGFIMPWGQELAVLCFIWAVYLGISSCYKHNLHMGVDAILSILPTRLLAPFKLLILFFLLGLNVLLTYLSYEYTMLSNKTTPVMGISYFWVNIVLIFCFGLMALHTVRMIVNDIKTLKAEA; encoded by the coding sequence GTGATTAACGTCATCAAAAATCTGGAAGAAATTCTCGCTTCTATCGCGATTAGCATCACCGTAATTCTGGTGATCATCAACGTTGTTTTGCGTTACGGTTTTGGTTTCATTATGCCATGGGGCCAAGAGCTTGCTGTTCTGTGCTTTATCTGGGCGGTCTATCTGGGCATCAGTTCGTGCTACAAACACAACCTGCACATGGGTGTCGATGCAATCCTGTCGATCCTGCCGACAAGGCTGCTAGCCCCTTTCAAGCTTTTGATTTTATTTTTCTTACTCGGGCTGAACGTCCTGCTCACGTATCTGAGCTACGAGTATACAATGCTGTCCAACAAGACGACCCCGGTTATGGGAATCTCCTATTTTTGGGTGAACATCGTTTTGATTTTCTGCTTCGGTCTTATGGCACTTCACACAGTGCGCATGATCGTGAATGACATAAAAACACTCAAAGCCGAAGCATAG
- a CDS encoding TRAP transporter large permease has product MENYIPMMLLFVMFLLNIPVAFSLIASALVYFLFINNSLPIALVMQRFITSAESFPLLAIPFFIMVGSVMNYSGISRSLLGFADSLIGHKTGGLAHVNVLLSMLMGGISGSANADAAMQSKILAPEMIKRGYDLPFTAAVTAASSCISPVIPPGINLIIFALLANVSVHSMFIAGYVPAFLMALALMVTIAVIAKKRDYKPSRSEPASANERLKYFAKAIPALFIPFGVILGMRFGLFTPTEAGAVAVSLCALIGFFVYKELKVSDFSLILKETVQGTSTVMFIIIGALLFGYYMTLERIPHSIASALIDLTDSKFVLLLLINMLLLFVGMFIEGGAAMIILTPLLLPAVLNLGINPVHFGVIVIVNIMIGGVTPPFGSMMFTVCSILKVRILDFVREVIPLVLALLAVLLLLTYSEGLVMFLPGLL; this is encoded by the coding sequence ATGGAAAACTACATTCCGATGATGCTGTTGTTTGTGATGTTTTTGCTAAACATTCCTGTAGCATTCTCGCTGATCGCATCGGCGCTGGTATATTTTCTTTTCATCAACAACTCGCTCCCAATTGCTCTTGTTATGCAGCGATTTATTACCTCCGCCGAATCCTTTCCCCTTCTTGCCATTCCGTTTTTTATTATGGTCGGTTCGGTCATGAATTACTCTGGGATCAGCCGAAGCTTGCTTGGATTTGCAGATTCCCTAATCGGACATAAGACCGGCGGTCTGGCGCACGTGAATGTACTGCTCAGCATGTTGATGGGCGGCATTTCCGGCTCTGCCAATGCCGATGCCGCAATGCAATCCAAGATACTTGCGCCCGAGATGATAAAACGTGGCTATGATCTGCCATTTACTGCCGCTGTCACGGCTGCGTCCTCGTGCATAAGCCCAGTGATCCCGCCAGGCATTAACCTTATTATCTTTGCACTGCTGGCAAATGTGTCGGTGCACAGCATGTTCATCGCGGGCTACGTTCCGGCGTTTTTGATGGCTCTGGCATTGATGGTTACCATTGCCGTCATTGCAAAGAAGCGCGACTACAAGCCGTCGCGCTCTGAACCCGCGTCGGCCAATGAGCGATTAAAATATTTTGCTAAGGCCATACCTGCTCTTTTTATCCCCTTCGGTGTTATTCTGGGGATGCGCTTTGGCCTGTTCACACCAACAGAGGCCGGAGCCGTTGCAGTCTCTCTTTGTGCGCTAATCGGCTTTTTCGTCTACAAGGAGCTAAAGGTTTCAGACTTTTCTTTGATCCTGAAAGAGACCGTGCAAGGGACAAGCACCGTAATGTTCATCATCATCGGGGCGTTACTGTTCGGATACTACATGACCCTCGAGCGGATTCCACACAGCATTGCATCCGCACTAATCGATTTGACGGATAGCAAGTTTGTCCTCTTGCTCCTCATCAATATGCTCCTGCTGTTTGTCGGCATGTTTATTGAGGGTGGCGCGGCAATGATCATCCTTACACCTTTATTGCTGCCAGCAGTGCTGAACCTTGGCATCAATCCGGTCCATTTTGGCGTAATCGTTATCGTAAATATCATGATAGGCGGCGTGACCCCGCCTTTTGGCTCGATGATGTTTACAGTGTGTTCGATCCTGAAAGTCAGAATTCTGGATTTCGTGCGCGAGGTTATTCCGCTTGTCCTTGCTCTCTTGGCCGTGCTTTTGTTGCTGACGTATTCCGAGGGGCTAGTGATGTTCTTACCGGGGCTTTTGTAA